In one Mycoplasmopsis canis PG 14 genomic region, the following are encoded:
- a CDS encoding RluA family pseudouridine synthase: MVELIVKYKDRIDKYISNNSEISRNDIKALIEEGAVYADQMQVNKPKFEVRENQVIKIVKLIDKELKIEPEKMDLNIVYDDEFICIIDKPSGLVVHPSPGHSSGTLVNGLLYHFKNNLSNENGLLRPGIVHRIDKDTSGLLVIAKNNEVHNLLAQKFAEHDINRKYIAICDGILEDKKMRLKLPIGRNSQDRQKMAVTNLNSKEAITNVTLLKSFYINNQPKSLIKCELETGRTHQIRVHMQYIGNPIYGDPMYNKNIDEFGQRLHAYKLEFEHPITKKQMEFYSMPSKEFEVADFDFKEFLKGE; encoded by the coding sequence ATGGTAGAACTAATAGTAAAATATAAAGACAGAATAGATAAATATATTTCTAATAATTCTGAAATTTCAAGAAATGATATTAAAGCACTTATTGAAGAAGGTGCTGTTTATGCAGATCAAATGCAAGTTAATAAACCAAAATTTGAGGTTAGAGAAAACCAAGTTATAAAGATTGTTAAATTAATTGATAAAGAACTTAAAATAGAACCTGAAAAGATGGATTTAAATATTGTATATGATGATGAATTCATTTGTATTATTGATAAGCCAAGTGGTTTAGTTGTGCACCCATCCCCAGGGCATTCTTCAGGGACATTGGTGAATGGTCTTTTATACCACTTTAAAAATAACTTATCAAACGAAAATGGTCTGCTAAGACCAGGAATAGTACATAGAATTGACAAAGATACTAGTGGTCTTTTAGTTATAGCGAAAAATAATGAAGTTCACAATTTGTTAGCTCAAAAATTTGCGGAGCATGATATCAATAGAAAATACATCGCTATTTGTGATGGTATTCTAGAAGATAAAAAAATGAGATTAAAGTTACCTATTGGTCGTAATTCGCAAGATAGACAAAAAATGGCTGTGACGAATTTGAACTCAAAAGAAGCGATTACAAATGTTACTTTATTAAAGAGTTTTTACATAAATAATCAACCTAAGTCACTTATAAAATGTGAATTAGAAACAGGTAGAACTCATCAAATTAGAGTGCACATGCAATATATTGGTAATCCTATTTATGGAGACCCAATGTATAATAAAAACATAGATGAGTTTGGTCAAAGACTGCACGCTTATAAATTAGAATTTGAACACCCAATTACCAAAAAACAAATGGAATTTTATTCAATGCCATCTAAAGAGTTTGAGGTAGCTGATTTTGATTTTAAAGAGTTTTTAAAAGGAGAATAA
- the ffh gene encoding signal recognition particle protein — MLGFLEKRMQKTLEKVSKKINLTEADILEVTREIKLALLEADVNLKVVKEFINNVKEKALNDPNLKKLNPSQYFIKILHGELVSILGGEAKEWKIENKPHIIMMCGLQGSGKTTSSAKLAYYLRKKKYVEKPLVVAADIYRPAAVDQLVTLAKSIQVDYYEEGVNVSVDQIVENALLQAKENKNDLIIIDTAGRLSIDENLMEELSRVKKIARPNDIFFVADALSGQDIINVAQTFHDKLKLSGTIINKLDSDARGGAALSLRYILNLPIRFIGTGEKVSNLDLFHPDRMADRILGMGDVMSLIEKAQDVIDEDKATKMVYKMFSGEFTLDDLLEQIQQVKNLGKFSKILKMLPGNLSSKINEEQLEKAEEKMYYFQILMSSMTKKERQNPKLLRQASRKERILKGSGRTAQEFNKLLADYDAMVKRMSELGKKMKTGGGFDPKIFGM; from the coding sequence ATGTTAGGATTTTTAGAAAAAAGAATGCAAAAGACACTAGAAAAAGTGTCTAAAAAAATTAATTTAACTGAAGCTGATATTTTGGAAGTAACTAGAGAAATAAAATTAGCACTTTTAGAGGCTGACGTTAACTTAAAGGTAGTGAAAGAATTTATTAATAATGTTAAGGAAAAGGCTTTAAATGACCCGAACTTGAAAAAATTAAATCCTTCTCAATACTTTATTAAAATTTTACACGGTGAATTAGTTTCTATTTTAGGTGGTGAAGCAAAGGAATGAAAAATAGAAAACAAACCTCACATAATTATGATGTGTGGTCTACAAGGTTCAGGAAAAACAACCTCATCAGCTAAATTAGCTTACTATTTAAGAAAAAAGAAATATGTTGAGAAACCTCTTGTGGTTGCAGCCGACATTTATAGACCTGCCGCTGTTGACCAACTTGTTACTTTAGCCAAAAGTATTCAAGTTGATTATTACGAAGAGGGCGTTAATGTTTCAGTAGATCAAATAGTTGAAAATGCATTATTGCAAGCTAAAGAAAATAAAAATGATTTGATTATTATAGATACAGCAGGAAGACTTTCGATTGATGAAAATTTAATGGAAGAATTAAGTAGAGTCAAAAAAATAGCAAGACCTAATGATATTTTCTTTGTTGCAGATGCTCTTTCTGGTCAAGACATAATAAATGTTGCACAAACTTTTCATGATAAATTAAAATTATCAGGGACTATAATTAATAAATTAGACTCAGATGCTCGTGGTGGTGCAGCATTAAGTTTAAGATATATTTTAAATCTTCCTATAAGATTTATTGGTACTGGGGAAAAAGTTTCTAATCTTGATTTGTTCCATCCAGATAGAATGGCAGACAGAATCCTAGGGATGGGTGATGTTATGAGTCTTATCGAAAAAGCTCAAGATGTAATTGATGAAGATAAAGCAACAAAAATGGTTTATAAAATGTTTTCAGGCGAGTTTACTTTAGATGACTTACTAGAGCAAATTCAACAAGTTAAGAATCTAGGTAAATTTAGTAAAATTTTAAAAATGTTACCTGGTAATCTATCTTCGAAAATTAATGAAGAGCAACTTGAAAAAGCTGAAGAAAAAATGTATTATTTTCAAATATTAATGTCTTCTATGACAAAAAAAGAAAGACAAAATCCCAAATTACTAAGACAAGCTTCTAGAAAAGAAAGAATATTAAAAGGTAGTGGTAGAACAGCGCAAGAATTTAACAAACTTCTGGCCGATTATGATGCAATGGTCAAAAGAATGAGTGAATTGGGTAAAAAAATGAAAACTGGTGGCGGATTCGATCCTAAAATTTTTGGTATGTAA
- a CDS encoding ribose-phosphate pyrophosphokinase, with translation MDKKNTVLFGMNNSINLAKEVADLLGMELSKIERTVYADGEVMLVSEPTVRDKDVFIIASTSRPVNDNIMELLLFIDSLKRGSAKTINVVLSYYGYARQDRKASGRQPIGAKLVADLLQKAGATKITCVDLHNPSIQGFFDIPVDDLKGQYPIAIALKETGEKFTVVSPDHGGTVRARKLAELIADTVQICIIDKRRIGTNQTEVMGILGNIDNQNAVIIDDIIDTGGTILKAVETLKANGAKKVIVAATHGIFTKGFEIFENHPAVEKVIVTNSIDNYELARKFKKLEIVSLGVFLSRVINASLTGNSISQIYKDFKTEISSK, from the coding sequence ATGGACAAGAAAAATACAGTTTTATTTGGTATGAACAATTCAATAAATTTAGCTAAAGAAGTAGCAGATTTATTAGGTATGGAACTTTCTAAAATTGAAAGGACAGTATACGCTGATGGTGAGGTTATGCTTGTTTCTGAACCAACAGTACGTGATAAAGATGTTTTTATCATTGCTAGCACAAGTAGACCAGTAAATGATAATATAATGGAATTATTATTGTTTATTGATTCATTGAAAAGAGGTAGTGCTAAGACAATAAATGTAGTTTTAAGCTACTATGGTTACGCAAGACAAGATAGAAAAGCGAGTGGAAGACAACCTATTGGTGCTAAATTAGTTGCTGATCTTTTACAAAAAGCAGGAGCAACAAAAATTACTTGTGTTGATTTGCACAACCCATCAATTCAAGGTTTTTTTGATATTCCTGTGGATGATTTAAAAGGGCAATATCCAATAGCTATTGCACTTAAGGAAACTGGTGAGAAGTTTACTGTAGTTTCTCCTGATCATGGTGGAACAGTTAGGGCAAGAAAACTTGCAGAATTAATTGCTGATACTGTTCAAATTTGTATTATTGATAAGAGAAGAATTGGTACAAACCAAACGGAAGTTATGGGTATTCTTGGTAATATTGATAACCAAAATGCAGTAATTATTGATGACATAATTGACACTGGAGGAACAATTCTTAAAGCAGTTGAGACTCTAAAAGCAAACGGAGCTAAAAAAGTTATTGTAGCTGCTACTCATGGTATTTTCACTAAAGGATTTGAAATTTTTGAAAATCATCCAGCAGTTGAAAAAGTTATAGTTACAAATAGTATTGATAACTATGAATTAGCAAGAAAATTTAAAAAACTAGAAATAGTTTCTTTAGGGGTATTCTTATCAAGAGTAATAAATGCCTCATTAACAGGTAATAGCATTTCTCAAATTTATAAAGATTTTAAAACCGAAATTTCATCAAAATAG
- a CDS encoding M17 family metallopeptidase, with translation MTIKTVDNTKNGSLLLKAIFKGNELPKNLIEKNNVVTEYFSSNEAFVFLGEEKNYNYESLYGFARSFFASQSRDYQIDLDSFVSEKLELSHVVSAFVNAYNYVHADIYNAKTSKKPEEFKLSLYSSKDKSEYQNALEKALILSESVNFARNLQITPPNVLNSEKLAEIVLNDLKQYDNLKLTVLNKKQIEELGMGLLLSVNRGSMYEPRVVVIEYNGDKNSNDKTVYVGKGITFDSGGYSLKPGRSMIGMKFDMSGSVFVASAMKAIAQLKPNTNVAAVMCITDNRVNGDASLPDSVWTSMNGKTVEINNTDAEGRLVMADGITYAVRNLKATRIVDVATLTGAILVALGSTYTGVWATTEQAWKDLKEAADTQHELVWRMPLDEAFAKEIKNSPVADLKNTDLSGNGGGSSSAAMFLKEFTEDVEYIHLDVAGTAEQGGRPTGVMVKTLVQLALNKK, from the coding sequence ATGACAATTAAAACTGTAGATAATACAAAGAATGGTTCATTACTTTTAAAGGCAATTTTTAAAGGTAATGAATTACCAAAAAATTTAATAGAAAAAAACAATGTAGTAACAGAATATTTTTCATCTAATGAAGCATTTGTGTTTTTAGGTGAAGAAAAAAATTATAACTATGAATCTTTATACGGATTTGCAAGAAGTTTTTTTGCTTCGCAATCAAGAGATTATCAAATTGACTTAGATTCATTTGTTAGTGAAAAATTAGAATTATCTCACGTAGTTTCAGCATTTGTGAATGCATATAACTATGTTCATGCAGATATTTATAATGCAAAAACATCAAAAAAACCAGAAGAATTCAAATTAAGTTTATATTCTTCAAAAGATAAATCAGAATACCAAAATGCGTTAGAAAAGGCATTAATATTATCTGAATCAGTTAACTTTGCTAGAAACTTACAAATAACACCTCCAAACGTATTAAACTCAGAAAAGTTAGCAGAAATAGTATTAAATGATTTAAAACAATATGACAATTTAAAATTAACAGTTTTAAATAAAAAACAAATTGAAGAATTAGGTATGGGACTATTACTTTCAGTAAATCGTGGAAGTATGTATGAACCAAGAGTCGTTGTTATTGAATATAACGGAGACAAAAACTCAAATGATAAAACAGTTTATGTGGGTAAAGGTATAACTTTTGATTCTGGTGGTTATTCTCTTAAACCAGGACGTTCAATGATCGGAATGAAATTCGATATGTCTGGATCTGTTTTTGTTGCAAGTGCAATGAAAGCTATTGCTCAATTAAAACCTAATACAAATGTTGCAGCCGTTATGTGTATTACAGATAATAGAGTTAATGGAGATGCTTCATTACCTGATTCTGTTTGAACAAGTATGAATGGTAAGACAGTTGAAATAAATAACACTGATGCGGAAGGTCGTTTAGTTATGGCGGATGGAATTACATACGCAGTAAGAAATTTAAAAGCTACAAGAATAGTTGATGTTGCAACCTTAACAGGTGCTATTTTAGTTGCATTAGGAAGCACATACACAGGAGTTTGAGCAACTACTGAACAAGCTTGAAAAGATTTAAAAGAAGCCGCAGATACACAACACGAACTTGTGTGAAGAATGCCTTTAGATGAGGCCTTTGCTAAGGAAATTAAAAATTCGCCAGTTGCAGATCTTAAAAATACTGATTTATCAGGAAATGGTGGCGGAAGTTCATCTGCAGCAATGTTCTTGAAAGAATTTACAGAAGATGTTGAATATATTCATCTTGATGTAGCTGGTACAGCAGAACAAGGTGGTAGACCAACAGGAGTTATGGTTAAAACACTTGTTCAATTAGCTTTAAATAAAAAATAG
- a CDS encoding DNA gyrase/topoisomerase IV subunit B, giving the protein MDNKYTAESIKQLKGLEAVRKRPGMYIGSTDVYGLHHLLWEIVDNAIDEALAGFANKIVVKLRKDGSVLVSDNGRGIPVEKAKNESKTAVEIVFTELHAGGKFDSNTYKASGGLHGVGSSVTNAFSSKLIATIARNGKLYQTEFEQDKIVKRTHEIGTAKHTGTTVEFWPEYKLFKKAKLSFERISERLQESSFLISNLQIELYDEESGLERKFQYKNGLETFLDFLNNSKTNISDPVSYSDLKKGIEVSFSFQWSDTYNEELILSFVNNVKTKDGGTHVVGAKSAFNKIMNLFAHREGVLKGNNSFEINDIMEGLTCIISVKILENLLEFVSQTKDKLGTPEAKPVVEEIISLYLETWIQDNKKVAKSVLDKIKKAYDVRIETKKRRDEARTSKRTLSEKKVISDKLTPATTKKAHERELFLVEGDSAGGSAKSGRDRNFQAILPLRGKVINSEKTSLTELLKNEEIATIVNAIGAGIGKDFDISKSQYGKVVIMTDADTDGAHIQCLLLTFFYRYMKPLIENGKIYIAIPPLYKLTNKAKKTIQYVWDDEELREILQSQKSNTEIQRYKGLGEMNADQLWETTMNPETRTLIRATVDDASLAERRVSTLMGNDSSKRKEWIDNNVDFDDYDDYLEKFAIK; this is encoded by the coding sequence ATGGATAACAAATATACTGCAGAAAGCATTAAACAACTTAAGGGGTTAGAGGCTGTTCGTAAACGTCCAGGTATGTATATCGGATCTACAGATGTTTATGGATTACACCATTTATTATGAGAAATAGTAGATAATGCAATTGATGAAGCATTAGCCGGATTCGCTAACAAAATAGTTGTTAAACTAAGAAAAGATGGTTCAGTTCTCGTTTCTGATAATGGGCGTGGAATTCCTGTAGAAAAAGCAAAAAACGAAAGTAAAACTGCTGTTGAAATTGTTTTTACTGAGTTGCATGCTGGAGGAAAATTTGACTCAAACACCTATAAAGCATCAGGTGGGTTGCATGGAGTTGGTTCCAGTGTTACTAACGCATTTTCATCTAAGTTAATTGCCACTATTGCCAGAAATGGAAAACTATATCAAACTGAGTTTGAACAAGACAAAATAGTAAAAAGAACTCATGAAATCGGAACAGCAAAACATACAGGAACTACTGTAGAGTTTTGACCGGAGTATAAATTATTTAAAAAAGCTAAACTAAGTTTTGAAAGAATTTCTGAAAGATTGCAAGAGAGCTCGTTCTTAATATCAAATTTACAAATAGAATTGTATGATGAAGAAAGTGGTTTAGAAAGAAAATTTCAATATAAAAATGGTTTAGAAACTTTCTTAGATTTCTTAAATAACTCTAAAACTAATATTTCTGATCCTGTTTCTTATTCTGATTTAAAAAAAGGTATTGAAGTAAGTTTTTCATTTCAATGAAGCGATACATACAATGAAGAACTAATTCTAAGCTTTGTTAATAATGTTAAAACAAAAGATGGTGGGACTCACGTAGTAGGGGCAAAATCTGCTTTTAATAAAATTATGAACTTATTTGCTCATAGAGAGGGAGTCTTAAAAGGTAATAATTCTTTCGAAATTAATGATATTATGGAAGGTTTAACTTGCATAATATCAGTAAAAATCCTTGAAAACTTACTTGAGTTTGTGAGCCAAACGAAAGATAAGTTAGGAACCCCAGAGGCTAAACCTGTTGTTGAAGAAATTATTTCTTTATATCTTGAAACATGAATACAAGATAATAAAAAAGTTGCTAAATCTGTACTTGATAAAATTAAAAAAGCTTATGACGTAAGAATTGAAACCAAAAAAAGAAGAGATGAGGCAAGAACTTCTAAGAGAACTCTTTCTGAGAAAAAAGTTATAAGTGATAAACTAACTCCAGCAACAACGAAAAAAGCACATGAGAGAGAATTGTTTTTAGTCGAAGGGGATTCGGCTGGTGGTTCAGCTAAAAGCGGAAGAGATAGGAACTTTCAAGCTATTTTACCACTAAGAGGTAAGGTAATAAATTCTGAAAAAACTAGTTTAACAGAATTACTGAAAAATGAAGAAATTGCAACAATAGTAAATGCTATTGGTGCAGGTATTGGCAAGGATTTTGATATATCTAAATCCCAATATGGTAAGGTCGTAATTATGACCGATGCGGACACCGACGGTGCTCATATCCAATGTTTATTATTAACATTTTTCTACCGTTATATGAAGCCATTAATTGAAAATGGAAAAATTTATATAGCTATTCCTCCCCTTTATAAACTTACAAATAAGGCAAAAAAAACAATTCAATATGTTTGAGATGATGAGGAACTAAGGGAAATTTTACAATCACAAAAAAGTAATACCGAAATCCAACGTTATAAAGGATTGGGTGAAATGAATGCTGATCAATTATGAGAAACAACTATGAATCCTGAAACAAGAACATTAATTAGAGCTACTGTTGATGATGCTTCTCTTGCGGAAAGACGTGTAAGTACTTTAATGGGTAACGATTCTTCAAAAAGAAAAGAATGAATTGATAACAACGTAGATTTTGATGATTATGATGATTATTTAGAAAAATTCGCTATAAAATAA
- a CDS encoding thioredoxin family protein has protein sequence MLREVNTQEALESIKEGKKLLVFHALWCGPCRMYKSTLEELAEKKGVEILRVNIEENREFANQAGVRSIPYTQLYEDGKMVGDLLGFRTFDDLSHELSDFINK, from the coding sequence ATGTTACGTGAAGTAAATACACAAGAAGCTTTAGAATCTATCAAAGAAGGTAAAAAACTATTAGTTTTTCATGCACTATGATGTGGGCCATGTAGAATGTATAAATCTACATTAGAAGAACTAGCAGAAAAAAAAGGTGTTGAAATTTTAAGAGTAAACATTGAAGAAAATAGAGAATTTGCTAATCAAGCAGGTGTTAGATCAATTCCTTACACTCAATTATATGAAGATGGTAAAATGGTCGGTGACCTTTTAGGATTCAGAACTTTTGATGATTTATCACATGAATTAAGTGATTTTATCAATAAATAA
- the rpsI gene encoding 30S ribosomal protein S9, with protein sequence MSKNIEYKGLGRRKSSVARVKLTKGSGKFLINKRDAREYLTSDIYLKDANQPFALTETTGQFDVSVIVAGGGLSGQAGAIRLGIARALLEASADYRAALKSAGMLTRDARAKERKKPGLRAARRARQFSKR encoded by the coding sequence ATGAGTAAAAACATAGAGTACAAAGGGCTAGGAAGAAGAAAATCTTCAGTTGCTCGTGTTAAGTTGACAAAAGGTTCAGGAAAATTCTTAATTAACAAAAGAGATGCTCGTGAATACTTAACATCAGATATTTATTTAAAAGATGCTAATCAACCATTTGCATTAACAGAAACAACAGGACAATTTGACGTTTCTGTTATTGTAGCAGGTGGAGGTTTAAGTGGGCAAGCAGGTGCTATTAGACTAGGTATTGCACGTGCTTTATTAGAAGCTAGTGCAGACTACCGTGCAGCACTAAAATCTGCAGGAATGCTTACAAGAGATGCTCGTGCTAAAGAACGTAAAAAACCAGGATTACGTGCAGCTCGTCGTGCAAGACAATTCTCAAAACGTTAA
- the rplM gene encoding 50S ribosomal protein L13, with protein sequence MRQTTIVNSQKADKKWYVVDAEGQVLGRLAAFVASVLRGKNKATFTPNADMGDNVIIINAEKIVLTGKKEDNKIYYSHSGYPGGLKSIVAAKLRVKRPTALIEKAIHGMIPHTKLGNKQRRNLFIYAGTEHKHEAQQPERLEVK encoded by the coding sequence ATGAGACAAACAACAATAGTGAATTCTCAAAAAGCAGACAAAAAATGATACGTTGTTGATGCTGAAGGGCAAGTTTTAGGACGTTTAGCAGCATTTGTTGCTTCAGTTCTAAGAGGAAAAAATAAAGCTACTTTTACACCAAATGCTGATATGGGAGATAATGTTATTATTATTAATGCCGAAAAAATTGTTTTAACAGGTAAAAAAGAGGATAACAAAATTTACTACTCTCACTCAGGATACCCAGGTGGATTAAAAAGTATAGTAGCAGCTAAATTAAGAGTAAAAAGACCTACAGCTTTAATTGAAAAAGCTATTCACGGTATGATTCCTCATACAAAATTAGGTAACAAACAACGTCGTAATTTATTTATTTATGCAGGTACAGAGCACAAACATGAAGCACAACAACCAGAAAGATTAGAGGTTAAATAA